The proteins below are encoded in one region of Brassica napus cultivar Da-Ae chromosome A6, Da-Ae, whole genome shotgun sequence:
- the LOC106349162 gene encoding V-type proton ATPase subunit d1-like produces MYGFEALTFNIHGGYLEAIVRGHRAGLLTTADYNNLCQCENLDDIKMHLSATKYGSYLQNEPSPLHTTTIVEKCTLKLVDDYKHMLCQATEPMSTFLEYIRYGHMIDNVVLIVTGTLHERDVQELIEKCHPLGMFDSIATLAVAQNMRELYRLVLVDTPLAPYFSECLTSEDLDDMNIEIMRNTLYKAYLEDFYKFCQKLGGATSEIMSDLLAFEADRRAVNITINSIGTELTREDRKKLYSNFGLLYPYGHEELAICEDIDQVRGVMEKYPPYQAIFSKMSYGESQMLDKAFYEEEVRRLCLAFEQQFHYGVFFAYMRLREQEIRNLMWISECVAQNQKSRIHDSVVYMF; encoded by the exons ATGTACGGATTCGAGGCGCTTACGTTCAACATCCATGGCGGATACTTGGAGGCGATCGTGAGGGGCCACCGTGCTGGGCTTCTCACAACGGCCGATTACAACAATCTGTGCCAATGTGAGAACCTCGACGACATCAAAATGCACCTCTCCGCCACCAAGTACGGCTCTTACCTCCAGAACG AACCGTCACCTCTACATACCACCACAATCGTGGAGAAGTGTACACTCAAGCTTGTGGATGATTACAAGCATATGCTTTGCCAAGCTACTGAGCCTATGTCCACCTTCTTAGAGTACATCAG ATACGGCCACATGATTGACAATGTCGTGCTGATTGTTACTGGAACTTTGCACGAGAGAGATGTTCAAGAGTTGATTGAGAAATGTCACCCTTTAGGCATGTTTGACAG CATTGCCACATTGGCAGTTGCTCAGAACATGAGGGAGCTCTATAGGTTGGTGCTTGTTGATACTCCTCTGGCTCCTTATTTTTCTGAATGCTTGACATCTGAG GATTTGGATGACATGAACATTGAGATTATGAGGAACACCCTCTACAAAGCATACCTTGAAGATTTTTACAAGTTCTGTCAG AAACTTGGTGGGGCAACATCAGAGATAATGTCTGACCTTCTGGCCTTCGAAGCTGACAGAAGAGCTGTGAACATCACCATCAATAG CATTGGCACTGAGCTTACAAGAGAAGACAGGAAGAAACTGTACTCCAACTTTGGTCTCCT CTATCCATATGGTCACGAGGAGCTTGCTATCTGCGAAGATATAGATCAG GTTCGTGGTGTAATGGAGAAGTATCCTCCTTACCAAGCTATATTCTCCAAGATGTCTTATGGAGAGAGCCAGATGCTTGACAAGGCATTTTATGAAGAAGAAGTCAGAAGGCTTTGCTTAGCCTTTGAGCAACAG TTCCATTACGGGGTGTTCTTTGCGTATATGAGGTTGAGGGAGCAAGAGATCAGGAACCTGATGTGGATATCCGAGTGTGTTGCACAGAACCAGAAGTCGAGGATCCACGACAGTGTCGTCTACATGTTCTGA
- the LOC106349163 gene encoding protein arginine methyltransferase NDUFAF7, mitochondrial-like gives MLRRLLTQTSSPRRLLSSKTPFFSKPSLSPFSSLPSSPDPPSSASSHVEESGSAAAAGTTISVDRSALFNPPDHSHEPTPDSELVKHLKSVIKFRGGPISVAEYMEEVLTNPISGYYMNRDVFGAQGDFITSPEVSQMFGEMIGVWTVCLWEQMGKPERVNLIELGPGRGTLMVDLLRGTSKFRNFTESLHIHLVECSPALQKLQHQNLKCTDESSSEKKAISSLAGTPVHWHASLEEVPSGVPTIIIAHEFYDALPVHQFQKSPRGWCEKMVDVGEDSQFRFVLSPQPTPAALYLVKRCTWATPEEKEKLEHVEISPKSMDLTREIAKRIGSDGGGALIIDYGKDGIISDSLQAIREHKFVNILDDPGSADLSAYVDFPSIKHSAEEASENVTVHGPMTQSQFLGSLGINFRVDALLQNCDDEQAESLRSGYWRLVGDGEAPFWEGPDEQTPIGMGERYLAMAIVNRNQGTPAPFQ, from the exons ATGCTGAGAAGATTACTGACGCAAACATCCTCTCCTCGCCGTCTTCTCTCTTCCAAGACTCCCTTCTTCTCAAAACCCTCTCTTTCACCGTTTTCCTCATTACCCTCTTCACCGGATCCACCTTCCTCGGCGAGTAGCCATGTCGAAGAGTCAGGTTCCGCCGCCGCCGCTGGAACAACCATCTCCGTCGACCGTTCCGCTCTCTTCAATCCTCCCG ACCACTCTCATGAACCCACACCGGACTCCGAGCTCGTCAAGCACCTCAAGAGCGTCATCAAG TTTCGTGGTGGGCCAATCTCAGTGGCGGAGTATATGGAGGAGGTGTTGACGAATCCTATATCAGGTTATTACATGAACCGTGATGTGTTTGGAGCTCAGGGTGATTTCATCACTTCTCCTGAAGTTAGCCAGATGTTTGGCGAG ATGATTGGTGTTTGGACTGTTTGTCTCTGGGAGCAAATGGGAAAGCCAGAGAGGGTTAATCTCATTGAGCTAGGTCCAGGTCGAGGAACGCTCATGGTCGATCTCCTTCGT GGTACGTCAAAGTTTAGAAACTTCACGGAGTCATTGCATATACACTTGGTGGAGTGCAGTCCCGCGTTGCAGAAGCTTCAGCACCAGAACCTGAAGTGCACTGATGAAAGTAGTTCTGAGAAGAAAGCTATAAGTTCATTAGCTGGGACACCTGTGCATTGGCATGCTTCTCTTGAAGAGGTACCATCTGGAG TACCGACGATAATCATAGCTCATGAGTTTTATGATGCTCTTCCAGTTCATCAGTTTCAG AAATCTCCACGTGGCTGGTGTGAGAAGATGGTTGATGTAGGAGAAGATTCACA GTTCCGTTTTGTTCTATCCCCACAGCCTACACCTGCAGCCTTATATCTCGTGAAACGTTGCACGTGGGCTACACCTGAGGAAAAGGAGAAGCTGGAGCATGTCGAGATCAGCCCCAAATCAATGGATTTGACTCGAGAAATAGCCAAGAGAATAGGCTCTGATGGAGGTGGAGCACTTATAATCGATTACGGGAAGGATGGAATCATTTCAGACAGTCTTCAG GCTATTAGAGAACACAAGTTTGTCAACATACTGGATGATCCAGGCTCTGCGGATCTAAGTGCTTATGTCGATTTCCCTTCGATAAAACACTCTGCTGAGGAAGCTTCAG AAAATGTGACAGTCCATGGACCTATGACTCAGTCTCAGTTCTTGGGTTCGCTTGGAATAAACTTCAGAGTTGATGCGCTGCTGCAGAACTGCGACGATGAACAAGCTGAGTCTTTGAGGTCAGGGTACTGGAGGCTTGTTGGAGATGGTGAGGCACCTTTCTGGGAAGGACCTGATGAACAGACGCCGATTGGAATGGGGGAGAGGTATCTTGCAATGGCTATTGTCAACCGAAACCAAGGCACTCCCGCTCCGTTCCAGTAA
- the LOC106349164 gene encoding protein odr-4 homolog, producing the protein MVKAVVGEESRLTSAEDRLSRSAIPAEVGLVIGKLSSVLDRGFVFDLIPTPSNDAGEPACSVLETRDDKKRPSKSKAQSSESSSLSIDCDWVAEHARQVSRMLMGGVKVVGIYVWASDSSFKNSTMILCQAIKAVSDAIRHLDPALDEALLVHICYSPRRWNCRTCLLNSSITSSSLRPCDFKLGKVLSTLQRFKCNYNFNFRLPIYSKGESTRQTFTEILRQELAVHAKELKSANAMIDGDLVHNDEPCNTEGEHEIELLFPFMKDIRAEALTAKNVTGILQFGGSIYSYAYLNVKEPVSQAVADIKADITRSLQSRLDIICDEAEQDLNPPDVGDNEEAEMSKIPISKSILNSSTKACHLRLPKRVLVPWLAGTHICDYLQPFESLEVVKERCMELMSMEHSSLDTSKILEVETETSLMVAESMWDVITPASSAASCRLEGNVVKTSREDGSKGTGNASNASNVPMMVAIFVLLLSVILGFMLYRKD; encoded by the exons ATGGTGAAAGCGGTAGTTGGAGAAGAGTCTAGGCTCACCTCTGCTGAAGATCGTCTCTCTCGCTCAGCTATTCCTGCTGAG GTGGGTCTTGTGATAGGCAAGCTGAGCTCTGTTTTAGATCGTGGATTTGTGTTTGATTTGATCCCAACGCCGAGCAACGATGCTGGAGAACCAGCATGCTCGGTTCTGGAGACCAGAGATGATAAAAAGAGGCCATCCAAGTCGAAAGCTCAGTCTTCAGAGTCGTCTTCTCTGTCCATTGATTGTGATTGGGTAGCAGAACATGCCAGACAG GTATCGAGAATGCTTATGGGTGGAGTGAAGGTGGTTGGTATCTATGTATGGGCTAGTGACAGTTCTTTTAAGAATTCAACTATGATCCTTTGCCAG GCTATTAAGGCAGTTTCAGATGCAATACGGCATTTGGATCCTGCCTTGGATGAAGCTCTTCTTGTTCACATATGCTACAGTCCAAGGAG ATGGAATTGTCGAACATGTTTGTTGAACTCAAGTATTACATCAAGTAGCCTTCGACCTTGTGACTTTAAGCTGGGAAAGGTATTAAGTACTCTGCAAAGGTTTAAGTGCAACTACAACTTTAATTTCAG ATTACCTATTTACTCCAAGGGTGAGTCAACTAGGCAAACATTTACTGAGATTCTCCGTCAAGAACTTGCAGTTCATGCAAAAGAGTTGAAGAGTGCAAATGCAATGATTGATGGGGACTTG GTGCACAACGATGAGCCTTGCAACACGGAGGGGGAGCATGAAATTGAATTGTTATTCCCATTCATGAAAGATATTAGAGCTGAGg CATTAACTGCAAAGAATGTTACTGGAATTCTACAATTTGGTGGTTCTATATACTCTTATGCCTATTTGAACGTGAAAGAACCAGTTTCACAAGCTGTTGCTGATATAAAG GCTGACATTACTAGGAGTCTGCAAAGTAGATTGGACATTATCTGTGACGAGGCTGAGCAGGATCTCAATCCACCTGATGTTGGAGACAATGAAGAAgctgagatgtcgaaaatcccCATTTCTAAATCCATATTAAACTCATCTAC AAAAGCTTGCCATCTTCGTCTTCCTAAGAGAGTTCTTGTCCCGTGGTTAGCTGGGACACATATCTGTGATTATCTACAGCCATTTGAATCACTTGAG GTAGTAAAAGAACGTTGCATGGAGTTAATGTCCATGGAACATTCTTCTCTTGACACATCGAAGATTTTAGAAGTGGAAACCGAGACGTCTTTAATGGTTGCGGAGTCTATGTGGGACGTGATAACCCCTGCGTCTTCTGCTGCCAGCTGTCGCTTAGAAGGGAATGTTGTAAAGACAAGCCGTGAAGATGGTAGCAAGGGAACGGGTAACGCCAGTAATGCATCCAATGTCCCAATGATGGTAGCGATCTTCGTGCTTTTACTCTCGGTTATATTAGGATTCATGCTTTACCGGAAGGATTAG
- the LOC106349166 gene encoding putative pentatricopeptide repeat-containing protein At3g28640 gives MRVLLSTFHHHSWKTLILASQRCKTLQQIKSTHASFIIHNLHRNTYAVSKLLTSLLPLPNPNKHFPYASLIFDSIQSPNAFVYDTMIRICSRTSQPHLGVRYFKLMMAEDDIAPSYLTFHFLLVACLNASLFDMCKQIHSLVVKNGVFASDGHVQTGILRLYVEDGVCLSDARKVFDEIPHPDVVKWDVLINGYVKRGLGSEGLSVFREMLGRGIEPDKFLVTTALTACAQAGALTQGKWIHELLEKKWVESDVFVGTALVDMYAKCGCLETAVEVFEKLSKRNVFSWAALIGGYAGYGYGEKAIACLEKMEREDGVKPDSVVLLAVLAACAHGGFLEEGRGILDNMEARYGITPRHEHYSCIVDLMCRAGRLDEAVELIEEMPMKPLASVWGALLNGCRTHKNVELGELAVKNLLEVEKGNADEEEAALVQLSSIYMTAQRNGEASKIRQMIGQKGIKKAPGCSVLEVDGNVTKFVSGDASHPNLLQIHTLIHLLSVDALQIL, from the coding sequence ATGAGAGTTCTGCTCTCTACCTTCCATCATCACTCATGGAAGACACTAATCCTCGCGAGCCAGCGCTGCAAAACATTACAACAAATCAAATCAACACACGCGTCATTCATCATCCACAACCTCCACCGCAACACTTACGCCGTCAGCAAACTCCTCACCTCTCTTCTCCCTCTCCCAAATCCAAACAAACACTTCCCTTACGCTTCCCTCATCTTCGACTCAATCCAATCCCCCAACGCCTTCGTCTACGACACGATGATAAGAATCTGCTCTCGAACCTCACAGCCTCACTTGGGCGTACGCTATTTCAAACTAATGATGGCTGAAGATGACATAGCTCCAAGTTACCTCACGTTTCATTTCTTACTTGTCGCTTGTTTGAACGCTTCGTTGTTCGATATGTGTAAGCAAATCCACTCCTTGGTGGTTAAAAATGGTGTCTTTGCATCGGACGGTCACGTGCAGACTGGAATCTTGAGGCTTTATGTGGAAGATGGAGTTTGTTTGTCAGATGCgcggaaggtgttcgatgaaattcCTCACCCGGATGTTGTGAAGTGGGATGTTTTGATTAACGGGTATGTTAAACGCGGGTTAGGATCAGAGGGTTTGAGTGTGTTCAGGGAGATGTTGGGTAGAGGGATAGAGCCGGATAAGTTCTTAGTTACGACAGCGTTAACGGCTTGTGCACAAGCTGGGGCTCTCACTCAGGGGAAGTGGATTCATGAACTTTTGGAGAAGAAGTGGGTTGAGTCTGATGTGTTTGTTGGAACGGCTCTTGTTGACATGTATGCTAAGTGTGGCTGCTTAGAGACGGCTGTGGAAGTCTTTGAGAAGCTGAGTAAGAGGAATGTCTTCTCATGGGCGGCATTGATTGGAGGATACGCGGGTTATGGTTATGGTGAGAAAGCTATTGCGTGTTTGGAGAAGATGGAGCGAGAGGACGGTGTTAAGCCTGACAGTGTAGTGCTTCTCGCGGTCTTAGCCGCTTGTGCTCACGGAGGGTTTCTTGAAGAAGGCAGAGGGATTTTGGATAATATGGAAGCGCGATATGGAATCACTCCGAGGCATGAGCATTACAGCTGTATTGTTGATTTGATGTGCAGAGCTGGGAGATTAGATGAGGCGGTTGAACTTATTGAAGAAATGCCAATGAAACCGCTTGCATCTGTATGGGGTGCGTTGCTGAATGGTTGTCGGACGCACAAGAATGTTGAGCTAGGAGAACTAGCTGTTAAGAATCTTCTCGAGGTAGAGAAAGGTAATGCTGATGAAGAGGAAGCAGCTCTCGTTCAACTATCTAGTATTTACATGACTGCTCAGAGAAACGGCGAGGCGTCTAAGATTCGTCAGATGATAGGTCAGAAGGGAATTAAAAAGGCACCGGGATGCAGTGTGTTAGAGGTTGATGGAAATGTTACAAAATTTGTCTCGGGAGATGCGTCACACCCGAATCTGCTGCAAATACACACATTGATTCATCTTCTGTCGGTTGATGCCTTGCAGATTCTGTAG
- the LOC106349165 gene encoding AAA-ATPase At3g28580-like, whose translation MATMGQLWANTGSTLATLMFTYTIFRRWFPHVGDHLEPFFQRLFSRFYPYIQIKFHEYSGEHFKRSEVYSGIQSYLSKDSSLRAKKLKANTTKGSKSLVLSMDDREEITDEFESVTVWWQSKKVRNTRQSFSFYPAADEKRYYMLKFHRRDREVIIERYLEHVVKEGKMIDMKNRERKLYSNTPGQNHRNQTKWSHVTFEHPASFDTLAMEEKKKEEIKSDLIKFSKSKDYYKKIGKAWKRGYLLFGPPGTGKSTMIAAMANFLEYDVYDLELTTVMDNTQLRSLLIETSSKSIIVIEDIDCSLNLTGQRKKKKEEEEDGDEKKMMMKSEGEKKESKVTLSGLLNFIDGLWSACGGERIIVFTTNFVDKLDPALIRKGRMDKHIEMSYCGFEAFKVLAKNYLDVEESELFDEVKRLLEVEEIKMTPADVGENLLPKSEGEEGETCLKRLIEALKEAKEEAKKRVEEEVKQKKEEEEEKKRIKEKKAEMKGKKDEEKKKIEEEH comes from the coding sequence ATGGCGACGATGGGTCAACTATGGGCTAACACAGGCTCTACTTTAGCAACCTTGATGTTTACATACACAATCTTTAGACGATGGTTCCCTCACGTAGGAGACCACTTGGAACCATTCTTTCAAAGACTCTTCAGCCGTTTCTACCCTTACATCCAAATCAAGTTCCACGAATACAGCGGAGAGCATTTCAAACGAAGCGAGGTCTACTCAGGAATCCAAAGCTACCTCAGCAAAGACTCCTCTCTTCGAGCCAAGAAGCTCAAAGCCAACACAACCAAAGGAAGCAAGTCTCTCGTCCTTAGCATGGACGATAGAGAAGAGATAACCGACGAGTTCGAGAGCGTCACGGTTTGGTGGCAGTCCAAGAAAGTGAGGAACACTAGGCAATCTTTCTCTTTCTACCCTGCAGCCGATGAGAAGAGATATTACATGTTGAAGTTCCATAGACGTGACAGAGAAGTAATCATAGAGAGGTATCTTGAGCATGTTGTGAAGGAAGGGAAGATGATAGATATGAAGAACAGAGAGAGGAAGCTTTACTCGAATACTCCGGGGCAGAACCATAGGAACCAGACAAAGTGGAGTCATGTAACGTTTGAGCATCCTGCGAGTTTTGATACTTTGGCtatggaggagaagaagaaggaagagatcAAGAGCGATCTTATTAAGTTTAGTAAGAGCAAGGATTATTACAAGAAGATTGGGAAGGCGTGGAAGAGAGGGTATCTTTTGTTTGGTCCACCAGGGACTGGTAAGTCTACCATGATAGCTGCCATGGCGAACTTCTTGGAGTATGATGTATATGATCTTGAGTTAACAACGGTTATGGATAACACACAGCTGAGGAGTTTATTGATTGAGACATCGAGTAAATCTATTATTGTGATTGAAGATATTGATTGTTCTCTTAACCTAACGGgacagagaaagaagaagaaggaggaagaagaagatggagatgagaagaagatgatgatgaaaagTGAAGGTGAGAAGAAAGAGAGCAAGGTTACATTGTCAGGGCTATTGAACTTCATTGATGGGTTATGGTCAGCTTGTGGTGGAGAGAGGATCATTGTGTTTACTACAAACTTTGTGGACAAGCTAGATCCTGCTTTGATTAGGAAAGGAAGAATGGATAAGCATATAGAGATGTCATATTGCGGTTTTGAAGCGTTTAAGGTGTTGGCCAAGAACTACTTGGATGTGGAGGAGAGTGAGCTCTTTGATGAGGTAAAGAGATTGCTTGAGgttgaagaaatcaagatgaCACCGGCGGATGTTGGGGAGAATCTGTTGCCGAAGTCAGAAGGGGAAGAAGGGGAGACATGTTTGAAGCGTTTGATTGAAGCGTTGAAAGAGGCAAAAGAGGAAGCAAAGAAGAGGGTTGAGGAAGAGGTGAAgcagaagaaggaagaagaggaagagaagaagagaataaaGGAAAAGAAAGCAGAGATGAAGGGAAAGAAGGatgaggagaagaaaaagaTTGAAGAAGAGCATTGA
- the LOC106352349 gene encoding AAA-ATPase At3g28570, mitochondrial-like yields the protein MSQTSVRKDQKLLLLQTKKSKRNLIEIFMGSIVKPMFGDNITTIGSNIAGLLFIIETLRRYFPLHLKITIQELLVNAIQRLPFFKKCADKTLAFFSPYAQIRFREIEEYKHNYAYSAIKTYLGAQVNSQVKNFKGSQARGRESLDIKRDDDKVEDEYEGVKIWWEVLKPTDGVKMCRLTFHRSNLEVVTGSYLRYVVEEGKSIEEKKKKKVKLFMNNPSPNWKMFTMNLWSSIDFEHPATFDTMAMDPKKKDEIMSDLLAFRDGEEYYKKIGKAWKRGYLLHGPPGTGKSTMIAAMANLMSYSIYDLELTSIENNWELKKLLLATSSKSIFVIEDIDCSLDLTGERRVKEDHQSNAEIKKEKKKNAVTLSGLLNFIDGIWSACGQERILVFTTNHLGKLDQALIRRGRMDMHIELSYCRFDAFKILAKNYLNLDSHLLFGEIETLLEETNMTPADVAENLMVKDGESGVDGSLKGLIRALEQMKLNQHSNEQQKKIKYLTK from the coding sequence ATGAGTCAAACCAGTGTGAGAAAAGATcagaagcttcttcttcttcagacaaagaaaagcaaaagaaaCCTAATTGAAATCTTTATGGGATCCATCGTTAAGCCAATGTTTGGAGATAACATAACAACTATTGGATCAAACATTGCTGGTCTACTCTTCATCATTGAAACTCTTAGGAGATACTTCCCTTTACATCTCAAGATCACGATCCAAGAACTCCTCGTCAACGCAATCCAACGGTTACCCTTTTTCAAGAAGTGTGCTGACAAGACTCTTGCCTTCTTCTCGCCTTACGCTCAGATCAGATTCAGAGAAATCGAGGAGTATAAACATAACTACGCTTACTCAGCCATCAAGACCTACCTTGGCGCACAAGTTAACTCTCAAGTGAAGAATTTCAAGGGGAGTCAGGCGAGGGGGAGAGAGTCTTTGGATATCAAACGGGACGATGATAAAGTTGAGGATGAGTATGAAGGTGTGAAGATTTGGTGGGAGGTTCTAAAACCCACGGACGGTGTTAAAATGTGTAGGCTTACTTTCCATAGAAGTAACCTGGAGGTAGTGACTGGTTCCTACTTGAGATACGTTGTAGAGGAAGGCAAGTCCattgaagaaaagaagaagaagaaggttaaGCTCTTTATGAATAATCCAAGCCCTAACTGGAAGATGTTTACGATGAATCTATGGAGTAGCATTGACTTTGAGCATCCAGCAACGTTTGACACAATGGCTATGGATCCAAAGAAGAAAGATGAGATTATGAGTGATCTTTTAGCGTTTAGAGATGGTGAAGAGTATTATAAGAAGATTGGGAAAGCTTGGAAGAGGGGCTACTTGTTGCATGGACCTCCAGGGACAGGCAAGTCCACTATGATTGCAGCTATGGCGAATCTAATGAGTTATAGTATCTATGATCTTGAGCTAACTTCGATAGAAAACAACTGGGAACTCAAGAAGCTGTTGCTAGCTACTAGTAGTAAGTCAATCTTTGTGATTGAAGATATAGACTGTTCCTTGGACCTCACGGGAGAGAGGAGAGTTAAAGAAGATCATCAGAGCAACGCAGAGatcaagaaagagaagaagaagaatgcagTTACGCTCTCTGGCTTGTTGAACTTTATAGACGGGATATGGTCGGCTTGTGGACAAGAGAGGATACTTGTGTTCACAACGAACCATTTGGGGAAACTTGACCAAGCTTTGATTAGAAGAGGTCGGATGGATATGCATATAGAGTTGTCTTATTGCAGATTTGATGCGTTCAAGATTCTTGCCAAGAACTATCTGAATCTTGATTCGCATCTTTTGTTTGGTGAGATTGAGACTTTGCTGGAAGAAACGAATATGACGCCGGCTGATGTTGCGGAGAACTTGatggtgaaagatggtgaaTCTGGTGTTGATGGATCACTCAAGGGTTTGATCCGAGCTTTGGAACAGATGAAGTTGAACCAACATTCAAATGAACAACAGAAGAAGATTAAGTATTTAACCAAATAA
- the LOC106352350 gene encoding AAA-ATPase At3g28570, mitochondrial-like translates to MSQDQKLLLLQKKKSKRSLIEILMGSIVKPLFGDNLTTIGSNIAGLLFIIETLRRYFPGQLKVTIQELLVNAIHRLPFFKKCADKTLAFFSPYAQIRFTEIEEYRYNYAYPAIKTYLGAQVNPQVKNLKGSQMRGRKSLDFKRDDDKLEDEYEGVKVWWEVVKFNDGANICRLTFHRSNWEVVTGSYLKYVVEEGKSIEEKKKKVKIFMNNPSLNWEMSTMNLWSSIDFEHPATFDTMAMDPKKKDEIINDLLAFREGEEYYKKIGKAWKRGYLLHGPPGTGKSTMIAAMANLMSYSIYDLELTSIGNNWELKKLLLGTTSKSIIVIEDIDCSLDITGERGVKEDQINAEIKKVKKKNAVTLSGLLNFIDGIWSACGQERILVFTTNHLGKLDQALIRRGRMDMHIELSYCRFEAFKILAKNYLNLDSHLLFGEIETLLEETNMTPADVAENLMVKDGESGVDGPLKGLIRALEQMKLNQHSNEQQKESNK, encoded by the coding sequence ATGAGTCAAGATcagaagcttcttcttcttcagaaaaagaaaagcaaaagaaGCCTAATCGAAATCTTGATGGGATCCATCGTGAAGCCACTCTTCGGAGACAACTTAACGACAATAGGATCAAACATTGCTGGTCTACTCTTCATCATCGAAACCCTAAGGAGATACTTCCCTGGACAGCTCAAGGTCACGATCCAAGAACTCCTCGTCAACGCAATCCACCGCTTACCCTTTTTCAAGAAGTGTGCCGACAAGACtcttgccttcttctctccTTACGCTCAGATCAGGTTCACAGAAATCGAGGAGTATAGATACAACTACGCTTACCCTGCCATCAAGACCTACCTTGGCGCGCAAGTTAACCCTCAAGTGAAGAATCTCAAGGGTAGCCAGATGAGGGGGAGAAAGTCTTTGGATTTCAAACGCGATGATGATAAACTCGAGGATGAGTATGAAGGTGTGAAGGTGTGGTGGGAGGTTGTTAAATTCAATGATGGGGCTAACATTTGTAGGCTTACTTTCCACAGAAGTAACTGGGAGGTTGTGACTGGTTCCTACTTGAAGTACGTTGTGGAGGAAGGTAAGTCCattgaagaaaagaagaagaaggtcaagATCTTTATGAACAATCCAAGCCTTAACTGGGAGATGTCTACGATGAATCTATGGAGTAGCATTGACTTTGAGCATCCAGCGACGTTTGACACAATGGCTATGGATCCAAAGAAGAAAGATGAGATTATAAATGATCTTTTAGCGTTTAGAGAGGGTGAAGAGTATTATAAGAAGATTGGGAAAGCTTGGAAGAGGGGCTACTTGCTGCATGGACCTCCAGGGACAGGCAAGTCCACGATGATCGCAGCTATGGCGAATCTAATGAGCTATAGTATCTATGATCTTGAGCTAACTTCGATAGGGAACAACTGGGAGCTCAAGAAGCTGTTGCTAGGTACTACTAGTAAGTCGATTATTGTGATTGAGGATATAGACTGTTCCTTGGACATCACGGGAGAGAGGGGAGTTAAGGAAGATCAGATCAATGCAGAGATTaagaaagtgaagaagaagaatgcagTTACACTCTCTGGGTTATTGAACTTCATAGATGGGATTTGGTCGGCTTGTGGACAAGAGAGGATACTTGTGTTTACAACGAACCATTTGGGGAAACTTGACCAAGCTTTGATCAGAAGAGGTCGGATGGATATGCATATAGAGTTGTCTTATTGCAGATTTGAAGCGTTCAAGATTCTTGCCAAGAACTATCTGAATCTTGATTCGCATCTCTTGTTTGGTGAGATTGAGACGTTGCTTGAAGAAACGAATATGACACCGGCTGATGTTGCGGAGAACTTGatggtgaaagatggtgaaTCTGGTGTTGATGGACCACTCAAGGGTTTGATCCGAGCTTTGGAACAGATGAAGTTGAACCAACATTCAAATGAACAACAGAAGGAGAGTAACAAATAA
- the LOC106352354 gene encoding AAA-ATPase At3g28510-like, translating to MRNQKKESKKFLEHTKMRETGGVWGFIGSTMTSLMFFWAIYKQFFPYQLRVLIEKYVYKLMKWVSTSVHIKFNEYTGLKKSEAYNSIRNYLSSKSTARAKRLKANEKKGSKSLVLSLDDREAVEDVFNGVNVKWSSHVSKREDHSNASSGSEERRYFTLSFHMKHREMIIESYLDHVLREGRKIEFKNRERKLYTNNKSHGWSFKEGKWCSVPFHHPATFETLAMDPVKKEGIKKDLVKFSEGKDY from the coding sequence ATGAGAAaccaaaagaaagaaagcaaaaaGTTTCTTGAACACACAAAGATGCGTGAGACCGGGGGAGTTTGGGGGTTCATAGGCTCCACAATGACAAGCCTTATGTTCTTCTGGGCGATCTACAAACAGTTCTTCCCTTACCAGCTCCGAGTCCTGATCGAGAAATACGTTTACAAGTTGATGAAATGGGTGTCTACTTCTGTTCACATCAAGTTCAACGAGTACACAGGTCTCAAGAAGAGCGAAGCTTACAACTCCATCCGCAACTACTTGTCCTCCAAGTCAACGGCCCGTGCAAAAAGACTCAAGGCCAACGAGAAGAAAGGCAGCAAATCTCTGGTGCTTAGTTTGGACGACCGCGAAGCGGTCGAAGACGTGTTCAACGGTGTGAACGTGAAATGGTCTTCTCACGTGAGCAAGCGTGAGGATCACTCCAACGCGAGCTCAGGTTCTGAGGAGAGAAGGTACTTCACTCTCAGCTTCCACATGAAGCACAGAGAGATGATCATCGAGAGTTATCTCGACCACGTTTTGAGAGAAGGGAGAAAGATCGAGTTCAAGAACCGAGAGAGGAAGCTTTACACCAACAACAAGAGTCACGGTTGGTCTTTTAAAGAAGGCAAATGGTGTAGCGTTCCTTTTCATCATCCAGCTACGTTCGAGACTTTGGCTATGGATCCCGTGAAGAAAGAAGGGATCAAGAAGGATCTGGTTAAGTTTAGTGAAGGAAAAGATTATTAG